Proteins from a genomic interval of uncultured Methanocorpusculum sp.:
- a CDS encoding LOG family protein, producing MRRPVISVIGDAAIEPGCAKKLFAFSLGSALVSHGYRVLSGGLGGVMEAVSRGAHASPAYREGDVIAVLPGNDPAQANPYTDIVIATGLDHARNFIVANTDAVVAVGGGSGTLSELSYAWVMHRLIMAYRVPGVVKKEGVFSDWGALIADNKIDDKPRYPDIPDDCVFGVDTADDVIRLLAERLPKYTSRPLLAGKRN from the coding sequence ATGAGAAGACCGGTTATTTCTGTTATCGGCGATGCGGCGATTGAACCCGGATGTGCGAAAAAACTGTTTGCATTTTCCCTTGGAAGTGCGCTGGTTTCACACGGATATCGGGTGCTGTCCGGCGGTCTTGGCGGCGTCATGGAGGCCGTGTCCCGAGGGGCGCATGCATCTCCCGCATACAGAGAAGGCGATGTTATCGCGGTTCTTCCCGGCAATGATCCGGCCCAGGCAAACCCCTATACGGATATCGTGATCGCGACCGGACTTGACCATGCACGAAATTTTATCGTGGCAAATACGGACGCGGTTGTCGCAGTCGGAGGGGGGTCAGGGACCCTCTCGGAGCTGTCGTATGCATGGGTGATGCATCGGCTGATCATGGCTTACCGTGTTCCGGGTGTCGTGAAAAAAGAGGGAGTGTTCTCCGATTGGGGAGCTTTGATCGCTGATAATAAAATTGACGACAAGCCGCGATATCCGGACATTCCCGACGACTGTGTTTTTGGGGTCGACACAGCAGATGACGTCATCAGGCTCCTTGCAGAGCGGCTGCCGAAATATACGAGCCGCCCTCTCTTAGCCGGAAAAAGAAATTAA
- a CDS encoding threonyl-tRNA synthetase editing domain-containing protein produces the protein MRILGIHADRVWYKVTKKTKMAEPDPIKEDEMENCVLLFATVEKSDEVTPELTVSSTVESVKLRLSRLGATRVMLFPYAHLASDLGCPGVSQWILKSIHSRLIEEGIETKRAAFGWYKEFEIKSKGHPMADFSLTVCPFAGGECDKSSKCCQSEAKNC, from the coding sequence ATGAGGATCCTTGGAATTCATGCGGACCGGGTGTGGTATAAAGTTACCAAAAAAACAAAAATGGCTGAACCGGATCCAATAAAAGAGGATGAGATGGAGAACTGCGTTCTCCTTTTTGCCACAGTTGAGAAGTCTGATGAGGTCACGCCCGAACTGACCGTCTCTTCAACTGTTGAGAGTGTCAAACTCCGATTGTCCCGCCTCGGGGCTACCAGAGTGATGCTTTTTCCCTATGCCCATCTTGCAAGCGATCTCGGCTGCCCGGGCGTGTCCCAGTGGATTTTGAAATCGATCCATAGCAGACTTATTGAAGAAGGGATCGAAACGAAACGTGCGGCGTTTGGATGGTATAAAGAGTTTGAAATAAAAAGCAAAGGGCATCCGATGGCAGACTTTTCGTTGACAGTCTGTCCTTTTGCCGGCGGGGAATGTGATAAAAGCAGTAAATGCTGCCAGAGTGAAGCAAAAAACTGTTGA
- a CDS encoding ABC transporter permease has product MSRIATQILTGGLILLFLIFVSVPLVSLFTRVSVGDLLYALTSEAAINALTLSAITAVLSTIIVIVFGTPLAYVNARIPYKGRNVVDTLTDLPIILPPTVAGLALLMAFGANGLLGQYFSIFGIKIAFTTTAVVLAQIFVASPFYLRQARSSFEAIDVEYEYASRTLGAGPLKTLFKVTMPLALGSLLSGIIMTFARALGEFGATMMFAGNLPGKTQTMPLAIYSELQSDLSVSVALAILLVIFSFGIILIVKYLGAREKKKYA; this is encoded by the coding sequence TTGAGTCGCATCGCGACTCAAATTCTGACAGGAGGACTCATACTCCTTTTTCTGATATTCGTTTCCGTACCGCTCGTATCTCTTTTCACACGTGTCAGCGTCGGTGATCTGCTTTATGCCCTCACCAGCGAGGCTGCAATAAATGCCCTGACATTAAGCGCCATCACTGCTGTGCTATCAACGATTATCGTCATCGTCTTTGGAACCCCGCTCGCCTACGTCAATGCGAGGATACCCTACAAGGGAAGAAACGTCGTTGACACCTTAACGGATCTTCCTATAATTCTCCCTCCGACAGTCGCCGGTCTCGCCCTTCTTATGGCATTTGGTGCAAACGGACTGTTGGGGCAGTATTTTTCGATATTTGGAATAAAGATCGCATTCACAACTACGGCGGTCGTTCTTGCCCAGATCTTTGTGGCCTCCCCGTTTTATCTCAGGCAGGCCCGCTCCAGTTTTGAAGCGATTGATGTTGAATATGAGTATGCATCCAGAACACTCGGGGCAGGGCCGCTGAAAACACTCTTTAAAGTCACCATGCCTTTGGCTCTTGGATCGCTTCTTTCAGGAATCATCATGACGTTTGCACGGGCGCTTGGAGAATTCGGCGCAACCATGATGTTTGCCGGGAATCTGCCGGGAAAAACCCAGACCATGCCGCTTGCAATTTACAGTGAACTGCAAAGCGATCTCTCGGTTTCGGTGGCCCTTGCCATTTTACTCGTGATATTTTCATTTGGCATCATACTGATCGTAAAATATCTGGGTGCACGGGAGAAGAAAAAATATGCTTGA
- a CDS encoding O-acetylhomoserine aminocarboxypropyltransferase/cysteine synthase family protein → MKSKYHKETLSIHAGQKPDETTGSRTEPIYMTTAYVFKDAKEAAARFDLSEEGNIYTRLTNPNNTSFEKRIAAIEGGTAAISTASGMAAISTLILALTNPGDEIVSADNLYGGTFELFSLTLPNFGRTVKFVPSNDLEALKAGINEKTQAVYFESLGNPKLDIPDFEEIARIAHDAGVPFIVDNTVGIGTVRPLEHGADLVVMSATKYANGHGNSLAGVIVENGRFPWDNDKFPKFTEPDPAYKGLVHYKTFGQATVSASIRISLMRDLGATLSPFNAWLTSIGLETLYLRVARHAENALIVAKHLASHDKVAWVNYPGLPGHPSEKNREKYFGGSGGPLLTFGVKGGYEAAVTVQNNVQLISLLANIGDAKTLIIHPASTTHQQLTEEEQISTGVTPDTIRLSVGLENPIDIIADLDHALSFI, encoded by the coding sequence ATGAAGTCAAAATATCACAAGGAAACCCTCAGCATCCATGCCGGACAAAAACCTGACGAAACGACCGGATCTCGAACCGAACCTATCTATATGACCACTGCCTACGTCTTTAAAGACGCAAAGGAAGCGGCGGCACGGTTCGATCTCTCAGAAGAGGGTAATATCTATACCAGGCTCACGAATCCGAACAACACCTCGTTTGAAAAACGGATCGCCGCGATCGAGGGAGGGACAGCCGCAATAAGTACCGCGTCAGGGATGGCGGCAATAAGCACTCTGATCCTTGCCCTTACCAACCCGGGTGACGAAATCGTTTCGGCTGATAATCTTTACGGAGGAACATTCGAACTGTTCAGCCTTACTCTCCCAAACTTCGGACGGACAGTCAAATTCGTTCCCTCGAACGATCTCGAGGCCTTAAAGGCCGGAATCAACGAAAAAACACAGGCCGTCTACTTTGAATCGCTCGGCAACCCCAAGCTCGACATCCCGGATTTTGAGGAGATCGCTAGAATCGCTCACGATGCCGGCGTTCCCTTCATCGTCGACAACACGGTCGGGATCGGAACGGTTCGTCCACTCGAACACGGAGCGGATCTGGTCGTCATGTCGGCAACCAAATACGCCAACGGACACGGAAATTCCCTTGCGGGCGTCATTGTCGAAAACGGCAGATTCCCCTGGGACAACGACAAATTCCCAAAATTCACCGAACCGGATCCGGCATACAAAGGACTCGTTCACTACAAAACATTCGGTCAGGCAACCGTATCGGCCAGTATCCGTATTTCACTGATGCGTGATCTGGGGGCCACCCTCTCGCCATTCAACGCATGGCTCACCTCGATCGGTCTTGAAACGCTCTATCTCCGTGTCGCCCGCCATGCGGAGAATGCCCTTATCGTCGCGAAACATCTCGCATCCCACGACAAAGTCGCCTGGGTCAACTATCCTGGTCTTCCCGGGCACCCTTCGGAAAAGAACCGGGAAAAATACTTCGGCGGCTCCGGTGGGCCGCTTCTCACCTTCGGCGTCAAAGGAGGGTATGAGGCGGCGGTCACCGTACAGAATAATGTCCAGCTCATCTCGCTTCTGGCAAACATCGGCGATGCAAAAACCCTCATCATCCATCCGGCATCGACGACCCATCAGCAGCTCACCGAAGAAGAACAGATTTCCACAGGGGTCACGCCCGATACGATCCGCCTTTCGGTCGGTCTTGAAAATCCGATCGACATAATCGCCGATCTGGACCATGCCCTCTCATTCATCTAG
- a CDS encoding homoserine O-acetyltransferase, translated as MLQDSVGEVTTKYHTLSVPLSLECGVSLSGVKIAYECYGRADGKNVILVCHPLTGDAHAAGFHKGDAKPGWWDGIIGPGKTLDTNRYCVIAANVLGGCKGSTGPSSIDPATGKPYGITFPVITIRDMVHAEHQLLEDLGISELYAIIGGSMGGMQAMQWSVEFPAFVRRVICIASAGYTTPMHIAFGAVGRAVIMSDPEWNGGNYPAEKKPTHGLSLARMMAHITYLSDESMRTKFGRRLQKLDAFGYGFDTEFSVESYLQHQGETFVERFDPNSYLYITRAVDYYDLTKNGSLTEGLSSTQAKFLIISVSSDWLYPPYLSQEIMLALTTNGREARYAELVSPHGHDGFLLENAQLNYIVGQFLTPMIVEDLMTNNPPSIQETSSIREAAELMIGHEINHLPVVLEDGTLCGIVTSWDIAKSVAGNFQNLAEIMTIDVITIQRSDSLRLAASLMEKHAISALPVVDDSNHVLGMLTSETLSLSEVLQ; from the coding sequence ATGTTACAGGATTCAGTTGGTGAAGTCACCACCAAATACCACACACTTTCCGTTCCACTGAGTTTGGAGTGCGGCGTCTCTTTGTCCGGTGTTAAGATCGCCTACGAATGTTACGGAAGGGCCGACGGAAAAAACGTCATTCTCGTCTGTCATCCCTTAACCGGAGACGCTCACGCGGCAGGCTTCCATAAAGGCGATGCGAAACCCGGATGGTGGGATGGGATCATTGGTCCCGGCAAGACACTCGATACAAACAGGTACTGTGTAATTGCGGCGAATGTACTCGGCGGATGTAAAGGTTCGACCGGCCCGTCTTCAATAGATCCGGCAACCGGAAAACCCTACGGGATCACGTTCCCCGTGATCACGATCCGGGACATGGTCCATGCCGAACACCAGCTGCTCGAAGATTTGGGAATTAGTGAACTCTATGCCATAATCGGGGGTTCAATGGGCGGCATGCAGGCCATGCAGTGGAGCGTCGAGTTTCCGGCGTTTGTTCGCCGGGTTATCTGCATTGCCTCCGCGGGATATACGACGCCTATGCATATCGCGTTTGGGGCCGTCGGCAGAGCGGTGATCATGAGCGACCCGGAATGGAACGGCGGAAATTATCCTGCAGAGAAAAAACCGACCCACGGCCTTTCGCTTGCACGAATGATGGCCCACATCACGTATCTCTCGGACGAGTCCATGCGTACCAAATTCGGACGAAGACTTCAGAAACTGGACGCCTTTGGATACGGATTCGACACGGAGTTCTCGGTCGAAAGCTATCTTCAGCATCAGGGAGAAACGTTTGTGGAAAGATTCGATCCAAACTCCTATCTCTACATCACCCGGGCAGTCGACTACTATGATCTTACCAAAAACGGCAGTCTGACCGAGGGTCTGTCGTCGACGCAGGCAAAGTTCCTGATTATCTCCGTCTCGTCCGACTGGCTGTATCCTCCCTATCTTTCTCAGGAGATCATGCTTGCTCTGACGACGAACGGCAGAGAAGCCAGATATGCAGAGCTCGTATCTCCCCACGGGCATGACGGCTTCCTTCTGGAGAACGCCCAGTTGAACTATATCGTCGGCCAGTTCCTGACCCCCATGATCGTGGAGGATCTGATGACGAATAATCCTCCCTCTATTCAGGAGACCTCTTCGATCCGCGAGGCGGCCGAACTGATGATCGGGCACGAGATCAATCATCTGCCGGTAGTTTTAGAAGACGGGACACTTTGCGGAATCGTGACGTCGTGGGATATCGCAAAATCTGTCGCCGGTAATTTCCAAAATCTTGCCGAGATCATGACAATAGACGTGATCACGATTCAGCGCTCGGACTCGCTCCGGTTGGCAGCTTCTCTGATGGAGAAGCATGCCATCTCCGCCCTTCCGGTCGTGGATGATTCGAACCATGTTCTAGGCATGCTTACAAGCGAAACACTCTCTCTTTCCGAGGTGCTCCAATGA
- a CDS encoding TOBE domain-containing protein, whose product MGLEQIADEPVTRLSGGQRQRTALARSLAPRPALLLLDEPLAALDVKTQENMRRELASVIRAEKIPCILVTHSIVDALSIADRISVIKHGTIIATGTPEEIVHDPTYGFSVSENPNLYRGEICIGKSGRVCVKIGEIYIRAVTTLSGVVNVEIRPEELIISREKLTSSAINSFQGTITNIRPNSLEVMVYMDAGIPLAAALTPQSVERLSLKKGDSVFVTFKATAVHVFA is encoded by the coding sequence ATGGGTCTTGAACAGATTGCCGACGAACCAGTGACGCGATTATCCGGCGGCCAGCGTCAGAGAACCGCCCTGGCACGATCTCTCGCACCAAGGCCGGCACTTCTCCTCCTCGACGAACCGCTCGCCGCACTCGATGTGAAGACCCAGGAAAATATGCGCCGTGAACTTGCCTCCGTGATCCGGGCGGAAAAGATTCCCTGTATTCTTGTAACCCACTCGATCGTGGATGCCCTTTCGATCGCAGACCGCATATCGGTGATAAAACACGGGACGATCATTGCCACAGGGACGCCGGAAGAAATCGTACATGATCCGACCTATGGATTTTCCGTCTCGGAAAATCCGAATCTGTACCGCGGTGAGATCTGTATTGGAAAATCAGGGAGGGTCTGTGTAAAGATAGGAGAGATCTACATTAGAGCAGTCACAACATTATCTGGCGTGGTGAATGTGGAGATCCGCCCGGAAGAACTGATCATCTCGCGGGAAAAATTAACATCGTCCGCTATCAACTCATTCCAGGGAACTATCACCAACATTCGTCCAAACAGCCTTGAAGTAATGGTCTATATGGATGCCGGAATCCCTCTTGCAGCAGCACTCACCCCGCAGTCGGTCGAGAGGCTTTCCCTGAAAAAGGGTGATTCGGTTTTCGTAACCTTCAAAGCAACTGCGGTTCACGTATTTGCTTAA